GTAATGCCAGGCAAAGCCGCAGAAGTTAAAGTCGGGGTAAAGACTACGCCATCTTTAATGATGAAAATATTTTCGCCTGCACCTTCAGAAACATAGCCATGAACGTCTAGAGCAATACCTTCGGTATAACCATGGCGGCGAGCTTCGCTACCTACCAGTAAAGAAGAAAGGTAGTTACCACCTGCTTTTGCTGCGGTTGGAATGGTATTTGGCGCAGAACGATTCCATGAAGAAACCATCGCATCAATACCTTGCTCCAGCGCTTCGTCACCCAAATAAGCGCCCCAAGGGAAAGCGGCAATAATGACATCCGTTTTGTATCCTGGCGGTGGATTAACGCCCATACCAACATCACCGATAAACACAAGTGGACGAATATAGGCGCTGGTCAGATTATTTTTGCTTAACGTTTCGCGACAAGCTGCCATCAATTCATCTACAGAGTAAGAAACGGGCATACGATAAATTTTTGCTGAATCACGCAGACGCTGCATATGTTCACGATGGCGGAAAACCGCAGGACCTTTATGGGTGTTATAGCAGCGCACACCTTCAAATACGGAAGTACCATAGTGTAATGCATGGGACATCACGTGAACCTTTGCATCAGCCCATGGTGTCATCTCGCCATTGAACCATATGTAGTCTGCTTTCTTCGTACTCATTGTTTCTATTCCTTGTCGCGCTATGCGCGTATTTGTTGTGATGTTTGATTGAGGATCTCAACGCTGTTGACATCCGCAAGTTTAGTTAACTGAGAAGATAATAAATTGACAGGGCGCTCACTGGAAACGGTTAAATGAATATTTATATTATCCCCATTACTTGTCTGGTTCATATTCATTTTGCACACCCGAAAACCTCTGTGGCGGACAACGCGCAGTAAACGCTCCAAAACTTCTGAGCGGAAGCGAGTTTGAATATAAAGTTGATGTTCTATCATGATACTTTCTCCAGCATGGTTTCATTACCAGCACCTGGTGGAACCAGAGGCCAAACATTTTCTAATTCATCAATTGAGACATGAAGTAAGTAGGGACCTTCACTGGCTAACATTGCATTTAAAGCATCATCCACCTGATCTTTACGAGAAATACTCTGCCCTGGAATACCAAACGCGCTGGCCAGCACCAGAAAGTCCGGATTGTCAGATAAATCCGTTTCACTATAGCGTGCATCAAAGAATAGTTGCTGCCACTGCCGCACCATACCTAGGCGCTGGTTATCCACTAACACCATTTTTATCGGTAACTGTTTACGCTTTATCGTACCCAGTTCCTGCACGTTCATCATGAAAGAACCATCCCCTGAAACACAGATCACCATGTCATCAGGACGCGCCATCTGTGCACCAACCGCAGCAGGAATACCAAACCCCATAGTTCCTAAACCACTTGATGTAATAAAGTTTTCCGGACGACTGAATGACATATGCTGAGCACTCCACATTTGATGCTGCCCCACATCAGTAGTGATTACCGCGTTTTCAGGTTTTTTATCGGAAAGTTGCTTTAACAATAGCGGGGCATAAATGGATTGACCAGGATGGTCGTAGCGGGCAGCAAATTCGTTTTTCATCGTCATTACCGATTTGCGCCAGCTCTCGATAGACATCGGCTGTTGCAACGCAGGTAATATTTCATTTAAATCTCCCTGCAATGCAACGTGAGGTGTTCTTAACTTACCTAATTCCGCTGGGTCGATATCCATATGGATAACTTTTGCATTCGGTGCAAAAGTATTGAGTTTCCCCGTTACCCGATCGTCAAAACGCACACCGATAGCAATTAATAAGTCACAGTCCTGTACGGCTAAATTACTGGCTTTGGCGCCATGCATTCCCAACATACCTAAATAGCACGAGTCTTGCACATCAAAAGCCCCTAAACCTTTCAGAGTAGATGCACCCGGTATCCCCGTCAC
Above is a window of Limnobaculum parvum DNA encoding:
- a CDS encoding branched-chain amino acid transaminase, with the translated sequence MSTKKADYIWFNGEMTPWADAKVHVMSHALHYGTSVFEGVRCYNTHKGPAVFRHREHMQRLRDSAKIYRMPVSYSVDELMAACRETLSKNNLTSAYIRPLVFIGDVGMGVNPPPGYKTDVIIAAFPWGAYLGDEALEQGIDAMVSSWNRSAPNTIPTAAKAGGNYLSSLLVGSEARRHGYTEGIALDVHGYVSEGAGENIFIIKDGVVFTPTLTSAALPGITRDAIMKLTKDLGFEIREQVLSRESLYLADEVFMTGTAAEITPVRSVDGIEVGIGRRGPITKQIQQRFFGLFNGQTEDKYGWLDLVNQ
- the ilvM gene encoding acetolactate synthase 2 small subunit, translated to MIEHQLYIQTRFRSEVLERLLRVVRHRGFRVCKMNMNQTSNGDNINIHLTVSSERPVNLLSSQLTKLADVNSVEILNQTSQQIRA
- the ilvG gene encoding acetolactate synthase 2 catalytic subunit — encoded protein: MNGAQWVVHTLREQGVETVFGYPGGAIMPVYDALFDGGIEHLLCRNEQGAAIAALGYARATGKVGVCIATSGPGATNLITGLADALLDSVPVVAITGQVASPLIGTDAFQEIDVLGLSLACTKHSYLVESLEELPAVIAQAFAIARSGRPGPVLIDIPKDIQLAAGDHLKPVLFPVEELPKVADADLASARKMIAESKKPMLYVGGGVGLAQAVEALRTFAKVTGIPGASTLKGLGAFDVQDSCYLGMLGMHGAKASNLAVQDCDLLIAIGVRFDDRVTGKLNTFAPNAKVIHMDIDPAELGKLRTPHVALQGDLNEILPALQQPMSIESWRKSVMTMKNEFAARYDHPGQSIYAPLLLKQLSDKKPENAVITTDVGQHQMWSAQHMSFSRPENFITSSGLGTMGFGIPAAVGAQMARPDDMVICVSGDGSFMMNVQELGTIKRKQLPIKMVLVDNQRLGMVRQWQQLFFDARYSETDLSDNPDFLVLASAFGIPGQSISRKDQVDDALNAMLASEGPYLLHVSIDELENVWPLVPPGAGNETMLEKVS